A stretch of DNA from Rhodococcus sp. NBC_00297:
CCCGACTCGTGGTTGAGACACGAAGGAAGGCCCTGCACCGGGATGCCGGTACAGGGCCTTCCGTCATGTCGAGGTCAGGGCCAGGGGACCGTGGCCTGCAGAACGGCTTCCTGCAGCGCAGTCGTGCGGAGCTCCGTCACCTTCTGATACTCCGGATCGGCCACCATCTCGCTGAATGCCGTTCGCGACGGATAGCGGACGAGAAGCACCGCGTCCCAGCTCTGTCCGGTCTCCGCGACGAGCGGTGTCGAGCCGTCGCCCGCGAACAGGACCTCGCCCCCGTGGCGGGGGAGAAAGGTCTCGTCGAGCTCCCGCGCATAGTCCGCGTACGAGTCCCGACCACCCTCCGCGAAGCGGAGGAGGTTGAGCATCACCACCGGTCCCCCGGGATCGTCTTCCAGGAAACGCTTCAGGTCTCTTCCACGAGGATCGATGGCCATGTCTCCAGTATGAGAGACACTCGCCGTCGGAACAGCCGAATCCCGGCGTCAGACCGGTGATGCCACGAGCAGCCGGACCGTCCCGATCGGGCCGTCGTCCTGCAGCCGACGCTTCGCGCGCTGGTACGCCACGCGCAGTCGCACGCTCGTCGTCAGGTCCCCGAAGACGTCGGGTTGGGCCAGGAACGCACCGGGGCTGTCGTGGTCGGCCCGCGCCAGTGCGCAGAGCTGATCCGCCGCCCGGTCGGGCAGCGTCACTCCCCCTTCGATGCATGCGCACCACGCCGCGAGCATCAGGGCTGCGTGATCGATCGACCGGTCGTCGCGCAGTTTGTCCCGCACGACGGGCAGGACGAACTTCGGGATGCGCGACGTCGCGTCGACCACCTGACGCGCCACCGTGTCCTGCACGGCCGGGCTGCCGAAGCGTGCGAGCAGATCGTCGATGTACGTGTCGAGGTCCACGCCGGGAACGAGTCCCACGGTGGGCGCCGCCTCGTGGCGCATGTATGAGGCCACGAAGGCCCCGAGGTCGGGGTCGGCCATCACCTCGTGCACGAACGTCTTCCCGGCCAGCACACCGAGGTACCCGAGCATCTGATGGGAGGCGTTGAGGAGTCGGAGCTTCATCCGCTCGAACGGCACGACGTCCGTGACCACCTGGACGCCCACGTCCTCGAACGGTGGCCGCCCGTCGGAGAAGTCGTCCTCGAGAGCCCACTGCGCGAACGATTCGGACCGCACCGGCCAGGCGTCGTCGATGCCCGTCCGGCGGCGCACCGAGTCGATCACGGCCGGCGACGTCGCAGGGGTGATCCGGTCCACCATGGAGTTCGGGAACGCGACGGAGTCGTCGATCCAGTCGGCGAGCGCGCCGTCGTGGTGACGGGCGAACGACACCAGCGCGGCACGGGCCACGGTACCGTTTCCGACGATGTTGTCGCACGACATGACGGTGAACGGCGCGGTGCCCTCGTCGCGGCGACGGCGGAGTGCCACCGTGAGGAACCCGAGGACGCTGACCGGCGCGTCGAGAGACATCAGGTCGTGGCGCGTGGCGTCGTCCCGGGGATCGAAGGCACCGGTCGCGTCGTCGATGCCGTAGCCCGACTCGGTGATGGTGAGCGAGACGATGTGCGTGGTGGGTGCCGCGAGCGTCGCGACGACGAGATCCGGGTCGTCCGGCGCGTAGAGGTAGCGGGCGATGGACCCCACGATGCGGGTGTCCTCCGCGCCGTCCGGATGCACCGTGCTGAGGGTGTAGAGCTGGTCCTGGGCAGCGGCGGTGTCACGCGCCGCCGCGTCGGCGGGCATGACACCGACACCGCAGATCGCCCAGCCGAGGTGCCCCGCGGCGAGCAACCGGTCGACGTACATCGCCTCGTGCGCTCGATGGAAGGCGCCGACACCGATGTGGACGATGCCGCACACCAGGGTCGAGCCGTCCACTCGATGACGCGGAACCGTCACGCCCGCAGGCGGTGCGGTGAGGGCGTCCTGGATCGAGATGGTCACGGCAGCGGTGCCTTTCGAGTGGTACGACGTGGAACGCGGTGGCGCTCCCGTTCACCGGGATCGAGCCGGTGAGACAGAAGAGCGCCACCGCAGTTGGGGACGGCCGGTCAGCAGGCCGACTTGTACACGTACTGCGCGCCGTCGCCGTCGATCGTGTCCGCGGTGATGACGTGGAATCCGGTGGAGATGTCCTTCTCGGTGGGCTTGTCCTCGAGCGAGGCGACGGCCTGCTCGACGCCGTCGGTGCCGATGGTGGCCGGCTGCTGGGCGATGAGCGCCTGGACCGTTCCCTCGCGGAGCTGCTTCACCTGGGCGGGGCCGGCGTCGAAGCCGACGATCTTGACCTGCTCCTGCTTCCCGGTCTGGCGGACGCCGGTCGCGGTGCCCTCCGCGGCGAAGGTGTTGGTGGCGAAGACACCGACGATGTCGGGATCCTTGGCGATGGCGGCGGAGATCAGACGAGCGGCCTCGGCCGGATCGTTGTGGCTGTACTGCACTCCGAGGTACTGGAAGGCCGAGTTGCCCGCGGCCGCATCTTCGAATCCCTTGACGCGGGCGTCGGTGGTGGAGACGCCGGGGTCGGTGGAGATGACGATGACCTTGCCGCCGTTCGGGTTCAACCCCTCGATCGCGTTGAACGCCTCGGCGCCGCCGCCCTCGTTGTCCGACGAGATGGCCGACACGGCCTTCGACGGATCCTCGAGCGTCGTGTCGACGAGGACGACCTTGATTCCGGCCTGCGCGGCGGCGTCGAGCGGTGCCTGCATCGCGGACACGTCGGTGGGGGCGATGAGAATCGCGGCGGGACGAGAGGCGACGACCGAATCGACGATCGGCTTCTGCAGGGTCGGGTCGAACTTGGCGGGACCCTGGACGTCGACCGTGTAACCGGCGGCCTGAGCGGCGTCCTGGATGCCGCACTGCATGCTGATGTAGAACTCGTCGCCGCTGACGCCCTGGATGAACGCGAGCTTCTTCTCACCGCCGCCCGAGTCGGACGAACAGCCGGCGAGCACGAAGGTGGAGAGTGACGCGGCTGCCAGCGCAGCGGCGGCGACGGTCCGGGATGTACGCATGGGTGAGTGATCTTTCCGGTAGGCCGAGCGTGGTGAGTGGAGTGTGCGATGAGGCCGAGCGACGGTGGTACGTCAGGGGTTTCGAGCCCACAGTCGTTTCAGTGAGGACGTCGACGCCCCGCGAGTGGCGGCGGCTCGGCGGCGTTGATCGAAGTACACGGCGGCGATGAGCACGGCACCGACGGCGACCTGCTGCCAGAAGGGCTGCACACCGACGATGACGAAGCCGTTCTGGAGCACGGCGGGAATGAAGAGTCCGATGACGGTGCCGAACATGGTGCCCACACCGCCGAAGAGGCTGGTGCCGCCGATGACGACCGCGGCGATGACGTTGAGGTTGGTCTGCGACTGGCCGGCGATGGCCGTGGTGCCGTACTGCGAGAGCGACAGGATGCCCGCGAGACCGGCGAGCGTGCCGGACAGCGCGTAGACCTTGATCAGGTGCAGGTCGACCTTGATGCCGACGCGCCGGGCGGACTGCTCCTTGGACCCGACAGCGAAGGTGTGCAGGCCGAACCTTGTGCGGTGCAGCACGATACCGAACACGATGACGAACACCAGGGCGATGAAGGAGATGAGCGGGATGGTTGTCGCGGGCACGTTGCCGTAGCCGATCGTGTCGACCAGCACCGGCGGCACGTCGCGGATGTCGACACCACCGGTGATGACCTGGGCGAGACCCAGTGCGCCGCCGAGCGTACCCAGCGTCGCGATCAACGGAGGCACCTTCGCGATACCGATGAGGAACCCGTTGAGCAGCCCCCACGCCAGCCCGCAGGCGACGGCCACGAGGATGCCGATGACGGCCACACTCCAGCCCTCGCCGCCGACGGCCCGCATCACCTTCGCGGCGACGACGCCGGAGAAGACGAGGACAGAGCCGATGGAGAGATCGATACCGCTGGTGACGATGACGAACGTCATCCCGATGCCGAGGACGGCGAGGATCGAGACGTTCTGGATGATCTGCCGGATGTTGCCCCACTCGGGGAAACTGTTCGGCGCGAGAATCGAGAACAGGATGCTGATCGCGAGCAGCACGATGACGATCTGGAACACCTGGACACGGGCGAGGCCGGCGAGGCTGCTCCGCAGATCGAACGAGCTGCCGTTCGACGACGGTTCGGGGGCCGAGGATCCCGCTGATTTCGGCAAGGTCTGATTGCTCATCTCGCGGCTCCCACCGTCGCGCCGGTCATCGCGCCGACGAGTGCTTCCATGGTCGTGTTCTTGGCATCGAGCGTCGCGACGCGCTTGCCCAGGCGCAATACCTGGACGCGGTCGGCGACCTCCATGACGTGCGGCATCGAGTGGCTGATGAACACCACGGCGACGCCCTTGTCGGCCACTCGACGAATGGTGTCGAGCACGTTGCGGGTCTGGACCACGCCGAGTGCGGCGGTGGGTTCGTCGAGGAACACCACACCCTTGGCCCAGGCCACGGCGCGGGCGATGGCGATGGCCTGCTGCTGGCCACCGGACATGGCTCCGACCGGATCGGTGAGGCTGCGGACGGTGGCCCCCAGTTCGTCGAGCGCCGCACGCGACTGCGTGCGCATCTCGGCCGTGTTCAGGAAGCCGAGCTTGCCCAGCAGGCCCGCCGCGGGAATCTCGCGCCCCAGGAACATGTTCTGGGCCGCGTTGAGGTGCGGAGCGAGCGCCAGGTCCTGGAACACCGTCTCGATGCCCAGATCTGCTGCTGCGGTGGGGTTGTCCAGGTCGACGGTCACGCCGTCGTAGAGGATCTCGCCGGAGTCCAGCGCCAGGCTGCCGGACAGCGCCTTGACCATCGTCGACTTGCCGGCGCCGTTGTCGCCGATGAGTGCGACCACCTCGCCCGCGTAGATGTCGAAATCGGCGTCGTCGAGCGCGCGCACGTTCCCGAAGCTGCGGGAGAGCCCGCGTGCCTCGAGGACGGGCGTGGCGCCGTCGGGGTGGTTGCTCATGAGAGCTCCTCGGATGAGTCGGTGTCGCGTGATGAGTCGGTGTCGTGAGCGGGTGCGAGAAGCGGGTCGTTCGGCACCTCGATGATCAGGTCGGCGCGGCGGGCCGCCGCGGCCACGATCTCCGCGTTGCGGAGGTCGACGTCGCGGGTCCACTGCTCGGCGTCCGCACGCGACTTGCCGTGGTGTCGGTGTCGGGCCACGAGTCGTTCCGCGCGCACCGTCGTCGGAACGTCGAGGTACCAGACCTCGTCGAGCTCCGAGCGCACCGCGTCCCACCCGCCGTCGTCGAGCAGGAGGTAATTGCCCTCGGTGATCACCATCGCGGTGTCGCGCTGCACGGGGACGGCGCCGGCGATCGCGGCCTCGATCGACCGCTCGAACCGCGGTGCGTAGATCGTCTCCGCCGTCTGGTTCCGCAGGCGGCGCAGGAGCGCGACGTATCCGTCGACGTCGAAGGTGTCGGGCGCACCCTTGCGTCCACGGCGCCCGAGCCGGATCAGCTCCTCGTCGGCGAGGTGGAACGCGTCCATCCCCACCAGCGTGGAGTCGGTACCGAGTTCCGCCTGAAGCAGTGCGCAGAAGGTCGACTTGCCCGCGCCCGGTGCACCGGTGACACCCAGCAGCCGGCGACCGCCGGATCCGTCGCGCAGCACGGACGCCAGGTGGCTCACCATCTCGGTGAGATCGGCCGGCGCGTAGCGCCGACGGTCCTCGCGGCCGTCCGGCGTGCCGGCGTCGTTCGAAGCTGCGTACATGTCCGTCCCTCGTCGAATCGCGGAACTCGATCGACCCGACCATCGTGGGGGCGGGTCGTCGTGCGGCCCGAGCCGCATCGCGATGCGGATCAGTGTGACCCACGCAACTCGCCGTGTCACGCGTTTCGCGAAAATTCATGTCACCGGTGACATGGGCACCGATCGGTCGAGCCTCCCCGATTCGTGGAGAACACTCCCGAGAGAAGGATCAGCGCAGTTCAGCGATGTTTCTCGGCAATCGGGCGCAGAATTGCACACGGTGACGTACGGTCCGTGTCATCGATGTCATGGACCACCGCAACGGAGGTCATGACATCGATGACATCGCATCACCGCCACACCCACGACTCCCCAGAAGGCAGAACCGACATGTCGCAGAGTTCCCCGTCGAAGTTCAGCGGCCGCACGATCCTCGTCACCGGGGCCAGCGGCGGTATCGGCGCCGCCACAGTGCGGCGCCTCGTCGCCGACGGCGCCGACGTCATCGCGTCCGGACGGAACGAGGCCGCGCTCGCTGCTCTACAGGAGGAGACCGGCGCACGTCCGCTGCCGTTCGACCTCACGTCGGAGGACAGCATCCGTGAGGCCCTGTCGGGCCTCGAGCTCTACGGCGTGGTCAACTGCGGCGGCTTCGGCGGCGAGATCGCCACCCCCCAGGACACCGACATCGACATCTTCGACAAGGTCATCTCCATCAACGCGCGCGGCAGCCTCCTCGTCATCAAGTACGCGGCTCCCGCGATGATCGCCGCCGGAGCCGGGGCCATCGTCAACGTCTCGAGCCAGGCATCGCTCGCAGCGCTCCCCGGACACATCTCGTACGGATCCTCGAAAGCCGCCCTGGACAACATCACTCGCGTCGCGGCACTGGAACTCGGGAAGCACGGCATCCGGGTCAACAGCGTCAATCCCACCGTCGTCATGACGGAGATGTCCGCCTTCTACTGGGGGCGCCCGGAGATCGAGGGCCCGTTCCTGTCGCAGATGCCGCTCGGTCGGTGGGCCACCGAGGCCGAGATCGCGGCCCCCATCGCGTTCCTGCTCAGCGACGACGCCTCGATGATCACCGGGGTGTCTCTTCCGGTCGACGGCGGGTACACCAGCCGCTGACCCGTCATACTGTCCCGGCACGTACGAAGAAGGTGGCCCGATGACCACGATGCAGGATGTCGCGACACTGGCCAACGTCAGCGCGAAGACGGTGTCCCGTGTCTACAACGACGATCCGCACGTCGATCCCGAGACTCGCGCTCGGGTCAACGCGGCGCTCGAATCGTTGAACTACGTTCCCAACACCATCGCGACGTCGTTCCGCGCCGGCCACACCGGTGCCATCGGGGTCGCCGTTCCGGACATCGACGATCCCTTCTTCGCGTCGATCGCGCGTGCGGTGGAGAACCGAGCCCGGCTGCACGACATGGCCGTCATCATGACCAGCCTCGGTCACGACGCGTCCCTCGAGAGCCCACTGGTGGAATCGCTCCTGCGCAGACAACTCAGCGGCCTGGTGATCGCGCCCATCGGTACCGACCACGCCTATCTCAAGCGGTGGGCCGAGCGCACCCCCACCGTGTTCGTGGACCGCGCGCCCTCCGGGCTCACCGCCGACACGTTCGTCGACGACGATCACGGCGGTGCCTGGACGGCCACCACCCATCTTCTCGATCGGGGCCACCGGCGCATCGCTCTGGTCGGCGACGACATCTCCATCAGCACCGCGTTCAACCGCCTCTCCGGGTATCGAGATGCGCTGGAGAGCAACGGGATCGAGTACGACGACACGTTGGTCGTCACCGGAGTCCTCGGCCGCGATCAGGCACGGGAGGCGATGCGCACACTGCTCGACTCCTCCGCGCCGCCCACGGCGCTGTTCCTGTCCAACGCCCGCACCGCGATGGCGTGCGTGCCCGAACTGCAGAAGCGCGGAGCGACGCGCCCCGCGTACGTCGGCTTCGGCGACTTCCCGCTGGCCGACGCTCTGTGCCCGCCCGTCACCGTGATCGACCAGAACCCAGCCGAACTCGGGCTCCAAGCGATCGATCGCATTCTCGGACGCATCGAGAACCCGCGCCGGCGTTACCGCCGCCGCAACGTGCTCGGAGTCGAGCTGATCGAGAGGGAATCGTGCACGCTCCCCGACGGCGCCGCGTCACCGCAGTGACACGGTGACGCCTCCCTCGGCGAGGGTGACCGTCAGCTGATCCAGGGTGTCGACCTGCAGGTCCGCGTCCAGGTCGGCTCGGTCGTGCGTGCCTCCCACACCGATCACCGTGCAGCCCGCGGCCCGTGCCGATAGCACTCCGGCGGGCGCGTCCTCGACGACCAGGCAGCGGCTCGGATCGATCCCGAGCGTGCGCGCCGCGAGGAGATAGGGCTCCGGGTCCGGCTTGCCGTGTGCCACGTCCGCAGAGGTCACCATCGCGGTGGGTGCGGCCAGACCCGCCGCTGCGAGACGGGCGTGCGCCACGGGGGGTGCACCCGACGTCACGATCGCCACCCGCGAGGCGGGCAGTGCCGAGAACATCTCCAGCGCACCGGGGGTGGGGACCACGTCGGCCACGTCGCGGGTCTCCAGATCACCGAGCCGCAGCGCCGCTGCCGGCCCCTCCACGTCGCCGAGAAGCAGCGCCATCGACTCCGCCGCCGTCATTCCGTGCGCGATGTCCGCGACCGCGAATCCGTACTCGTCGCCGACCTGGGCCCAGCACCGCGCGACGGCCGCCGTGGAGTCGACGAGAGTGCCGTCGAGGTCGAACAGCATCGCGTCGAACGTCCGCCCGACGACACCACCCCGTTCCGCGGGCGGGGACACCAGTCCCAGCGCCCGGCGGACACGGAACAGTTGCTGCGCGGTGGTCAGAGACGCGTCGAGGCGCAGATGCGGGACCGTGGGGCTCGAGTGCGGCGTGTCGGCGCGGTGGCGATCCCGGTCCAGACCGCGGTCCGCGCGGCGCCGGGCGAGCAACGCCTCGCTGCCGTCGACATGGACGACGACCACCGGCGCAGGGGCCACGGACTCGAGAAGAGCCGCCCACTCGTCACCACCCTGCAGTTCGCGGGTGAACGGCGCGACCATCACGGACCTCGCGCCCACCGACGTCAGTTCTCCTGCGACGGAACGCATCACGGCATATCGACCGGCACGGATCAGGGGCGCCGCGTCGCCGGAGTCGTTCCAGTGTCCACTGCCCAGCAGCGGACTCAGCACGTCGAGCAGCGGCGCCGTCAGGGTGTCGAGGTCGAGCAACGGCGCTGCGAGATCACGGGCGACCGCTGCTCCGAGGGTCGACTTGCCACTGCCGGCGACCCCGGCGATCACCACGTGCGGGCCGCTGTTCCACGCGATCTCTTGACAGGAGGTGTGCACGATGACGATCATAGAAGACAACGTTGTCTCGCAGCAATGCCGGACCGTCACCCACCCTCGATCGAGAGTTCTCCCGTGACCCACCGCGCCAGCATCAAGGACGTCGCCGCACTGGCAGGCGTCAGCTTCAAGACTGTCTCGCGCGTGGTCAACGGTGTCGACACGGTGCTCCCCGAGCTGCGCGAGCGCGTCGAAGCGGCGGTGGCGGAACTGAACTACGTTCCCAACTCCGCCGCACGATCACTGAAGTCCGGATCCGGCACCACCATCGGCATCGTGGTCGACTCCATCGACGACATCTTCTTCGCCTCCCTGGTACGCGCGATCGAGGAGCGTGCGCTCGATCGCGGCATGGGAGTCATGGTCGGCAGCACCGGGTTCGATCCCGAGCGCGAACTGTCGCAACTCACCCGCCTCGCCGGTCAACACGTGCGCGGCATCGTGCTCGCCCCCGTCGGCGATCACTCGTCGTTCCTCACCCCGCGCCGCCACACCCTGCCGGTGGTGACCGTCGACCGCTCGATCCCGGGTTTCGACTCCGTCACCGTCGACGACTACTCGGCGGCTCGACGCGCCGTCCGGGTGCTGGTCGACGCGGGGCACCGGCGGATCGCCCTCGTCGGTCACGATGCGCGACTGCAGACGGCGCAACGTCGACGCGACGCGTACGTCGACGTCCTCACCGAGCACGGTCTCAGCGCCCCGGGCGACGGCATTCCCGAAGTGGCGCCGTCACCGGACGCGGTGCGCCCGGTGGTGCTCGACCTGCTCGCCCTCCCTGAACCCCCCACGGCGCTGTTCGTCTCCAACGCCCGCCACGCCAGTGCCGTCGTGTCGGTCCTGCACGAGATCCACCGCACGGACGTGGCCATGGTGTCGTTCGGCAGCTTCGCTCTCGCCGACGCCGTCGATCCGCCCGTCACCTGCATCGACCAGAACCCGTACGAGATCGGAGCCGCGGCGTTCGACCGTCTGCTGCTGCGCTTCGACGATCCCACCCTCGACGCCGTGGCCGGCCTCGCCGACACGACTCTCGTCGAGCGCAGCTCGCATCTCGCTCCCCCGAATCGACAATCCCCCAGCGCTGGAAAGCGGTACCGCCCGTGAGCATGTCCCTCGTCGCCGGTCTCGACCTCGGCAGCACCGGAATCAAGATCCTCGTCAGCGACTCCTCGGGTTCCGAGGTCCTGATCGAGCAACTCGCCACTCCCTGGACGCACGGGGCCGGCGGTACCACCGACATGGCGGCGGACGATCTCCTCGACACCGTGCGTCACCTGGTGGAGATCGTCGCGCGCCGACTGCCGGACGTCACCGGTGATCCGAACGCCCGGCTCGATGCCGTCGCCGTCTCGGGCATGGGCGAGACGGGCTTCCTCGTCGACGCAGGGCTGGAGGTCGTGGCGCCGTCGTTCGCGTGGTTCGACCCGCGCGGCGGGGAGCAGGTCGCCGCCCTGCCCGAGCCGCTGCGGGTCGCGTTCGCAGCGACCACGGGAATCCCTCTCGGGGTGCAGGTCTCGGTGGCGAAGATCCTGCATCTGCAGTCCGGCGGACTGGACCTCACCGGACTCCGATGGCTGGATCTGCCCGCGTTCGTCGTCGCCGCTCTCGGCGGACGGGCTGTCAGCGAGTACTCGCTGGCGTCGCGAACGGGGCTGCTCGACCAGGACACCGGCGCCCCCTGGCGGGACATGCTGGCGCACCTCGGTGTCGACGACACCTTCCTCCCGCCCCTCGTCGCTGCCGGCACCGAACTCGGATTCGCCTCGGCGCCATGGCTTCCCGAGCTCGTACGCGGGGCCGCCCTCACGGTCGCGGGCCACGACCACCTCGTGTCCGCGGTGTCCGGCGGCGACATCGCCGACGACACCTACCTCGTCTCGATGGGTACCGCGGAGGTGTTGTTGCGCGTCCTGGACACGCCACCGTCCGCGGCCAGTCGCGCGCGACTGGCCGAGCACCTGATCAACTCGGTCCGCCACGTCGTGCCCGGCAAGTACGTGCTGGTGGCCGGTGTGAAGTCGGGACTGCTCATGCGCCGCGCACTGCAGTTGTGCGACATCACCGATCGCGCCGGGCGGGACGGGCTGGACCAGCGCGTGCAGGCGCTGCCGTCCGCGGGATCCGTCGCCGAGGGTGGTGTCACCGTCTCCGGTGCACGCAACGACGACGGTGTGCTCGCACTGACCATCCGGACCGACGGGGTGGACGCCGCCGAACTCTTCCGCGCCGTGCTGCTCCACGGGAACGACGAGGTGGCCCTGCTGGTCGCCGCGCTCGACCGTGAGGTCCCGCCCGCACGGCGCAGCATCCTCACCGGTGGCTGGGCGAGCATGGCCTGCGTCCGCGACGCCCGCGCCGCCGTCCTGCCCGACATCACCACCTCCGGCCGAACACAGGACACCGCCTACGGCGCAGCCCTGTTCGCCTCCAGACTGCTCGACTCGAGCGACCGAACCCCACCTCGCACCACCGACAGGAGCTCCGACATGAACGACCTCACCACACTGGAACGACGCGGCATGGCCGCCATCTCCACTGCGAACGGCAACATGCTGATCGTGGCCGGCGACCAGCGCAACGGCATGAAGGCCGTCATGAACGACGCCCCGGACGGTCCGGACTCCATCTCGAAGGATCAACTCGCCGATGCCAAGGGCGATCTCGTGAAGTACCTCGGCAACCACGCTCCCGCCATCCTGCTCGACCCGGAGGTGGCGCTCCCCCGCGTCGTCGACGAGGGCACGTTGTCGCGGGACACCGCGCTCGTGGTCGGGATGGACGCCTCGGGATTCGAGACCGTGGACGGCCTGAAGTTCACCCGCTTCGTCGACGGCGTCACCCCGCGCGTGGTGCGCGATCTGGGCGGCGATGTCGCGAAGATGTTGTGGTACATGCGCCCCGACCGTCAGACGGCGGACTCGCGGGTCGGCCAGGAGATCGCCGAACTGGTGAAGGCGTGCTCGGCCGAGGGTCTGCTGCTGATCGTCGAGATCCT
This window harbors:
- a CDS encoding FGGY family carbohydrate kinase encodes the protein MSLVAGLDLGSTGIKILVSDSSGSEVLIEQLATPWTHGAGGTTDMAADDLLDTVRHLVEIVARRLPDVTGDPNARLDAVAVSGMGETGFLVDAGLEVVAPSFAWFDPRGGEQVAALPEPLRVAFAATTGIPLGVQVSVAKILHLQSGGLDLTGLRWLDLPAFVVAALGGRAVSEYSLASRTGLLDQDTGAPWRDMLAHLGVDDTFLPPLVAAGTELGFASAPWLPELVRGAALTVAGHDHLVSAVSGGDIADDTYLVSMGTAEVLLRVLDTPPSAASRARLAEHLINSVRHVVPGKYVLVAGVKSGLLMRRALQLCDITDRAGRDGLDQRVQALPSAGSVAEGGVTVSGARNDDGVLALTIRTDGVDAAELFRAVLLHGNDEVALLVAALDREVPPARRSILTGGWASMACVRDARAAVLPDITTSGRTQDTAYGAALFASRLLDSSDRTPPRTTDRSSDMNDLTTLERRGMAAISTANGNMLIVAGDQRNGMKAVMNDAPDGPDSISKDQLADAKGDLVKYLGNHAPAILLDPEVALPRVVDEGTLSRDTALVVGMDASGFETVDGLKFTRFVDGVTPRVVRDLGGDVAKMLWYMRPDRQTADSRVGQEIAELVKACSAEGLLLIVEILTYRLEGESAVDYAERFPSLVAESARISVECGAKVLKLQYPGSAEACAAVTAAANGVPWAVLSAGVDHETFIEQVRTAVANGASGAMAGRSLWKDSMAVSADTREQLLTDRALPRLRELAEAVDNR